The Candidatus Omnitrophota bacterium nucleotide sequence TCGTGCAGAAAACCATCGGCCTGACCAGTTACGGTTATTTCGGGGGCGTCACAACGAACAACAGCACCGTCAATTCCCGCCGTCCGGTGGGAATTCCCGGCACGATAGCTTCCTCCAGCCAGAGGAGAATCAAAATAGTGGAATGCACTGTGAGATATTTTTTCAAACCCATGTTCATGACAACGGCCGTAATACCTCTGTCCGCCTCGGCGCGGGCCATGGTGCATGAGCTTCCGGAGGGCGTTGAATGAAAAAAGAAAGCGGACAGGCCATAGTTCTTACGGCGCTGACGATGCTGGTGATGTGCCTCTTCACATTCATGGTCATAAACACCGGCGTTGTGTTTTACCGCAGGATACAGATGCAGAACGCCGCCGACTGCGCGGCTCTGAGCTCCACGAGAATTCTGGCCCGTTCGCTGAATGTGGTTGCAAACACAAATAACGTCATAGGCATAGAGCAGGTGCCCTGCGTCGGAGGTTTTTTGCCGATGCTATTTGGTACGCTCTCGCCTATGATGATGAAGAATATGAAAAGCGCGTATGAGTCGCTCCGCTCGATTGAAACAGCCTGGGTGAGAGCGGGCGCCGGACAGGCGGCGGCGATGGGATATCATGTGGCGAAACTGAACGGCGCCAAGGCGGGAATACCGACGGGTTCTTTTTCTCTCAAACTCAAAGGGCGGAAAATAAAAGTTCTGTTCTGGAAATGCATCAAAATTCCCACTCCATGGGGGACGATAGAGATACCCATACCTCAGGGAACAAAGACCTATAACCCCGCTTATTACAGACGGTCGTGGGCGACAGATGAGCAGAAAGCCCAGCCGACGCACAAAATAAAATGGCGCGTGTATAAGGACGCCTACCAGCCGTTTGCGGGTTCTCTCTTCGGCAATTTGTCAGCGGCAAAACCGACATGGGCTTCGGCTCAGGCAAAAGTCTTTTACGACTGTAGAAAAAATTACGGGCTTCATTACGGCGGATTTCCGCGTTCACGGAACGCCTCACTGATGGAAAAAATATTTATTCCACAGCCGATATCCGCCTTGAATCCCGCCCAGTTCAACGCATATCTCATACCCTACGGGGTGAGCTATCTGCACTGATGAAAAAGAATTTGAAATCACCTCGTGCTGGCCAGGCGATGGCGGAGATGGTGATATGCCTCATTGTCCTGCCTCTTTTCATAACAGCCATCGTCCGCTTCGGCCAGACTTTGATAATCCAGCAACGGCTTCTTATGGCGGCGAAACACGGCGCGATTCTCAGATCCACCAATCTGGTGGCTGACACTTATGTAAGAGGCGAGGTATTACACTTCCTCGACAGGGGTACACCCAAACTGGAAAGAAGCAGGATAACAATATCTCTGGCGAAAACGAGCTATTTCGGAAACCCCATATCCCATGTCACCGTGGGTTATAGAATAAGGGTGCCGAAATTCAGTAAAAGTTTTTTTCAGCCGTTTTCCACCGAAGAGATCACGCTCAGGGAAGAGGCCTACTGCGCTGATTTCAGGCGTTTGTCAGGAACGCCATATCTGCCCGATATTTAAATCCCCTGCCGTTTTTTTCTTTTATAGATCACAGAAATTTCGTCAGACCGCAGTAATTTCCAGTCCTCTGAATTGCCGAGGTAAAAGGATAAAGGGGCATTTTTTTCCCAGAGAATAAAATCAAAATTGTTTTTTTCAAGAAATTCGCGTGGATCTTTCATAAGTTCGGTTGACTGAAAAAAATCCTCAAGGAATCCGCCGGGGTAGAAATCGGCTCTGCCGTCTATGAAAACTTTTATGCCGCTGTATATAAGATAGCCGCCCCAGTGATAGGGATGCAGAAGGCGCGACGGTTTGAGCGTGACGATCTCTTCGGCGGCTTTTCCCGGCAGTTCGTTATCCTGAAGATATCCGCCGCGAAAATTTTTATTAAATGTCATGACAATCAGTACAGCCGCCAGGGCGACGAGGAAATAATTCAAGGCGCCTAATGGTTTTGATTTTATAACACCCTGCGAAGTTTTATCGGAAACCCGCTTCAAAAACGCCTCCAGCCAAAGCGCCATGTGCCTGGAGGCGGCGGGGGATGTCACGATTATGAAAAGGGGTATGTTCCTCGCGGAGTAAAGCGCGCCCGCCAGAAATGAAAAATAAAGAAACATATCCCGCGCCGCCGGTTTTTCCGGCGAGAAAATAAAAGAGAGCAGCGTTGCCGCGGCAAAAATGATAAGAGCTTTTCCGTGGATGGAGTGAAAGTCGGGGCTCATCCATTCCATTATGTAGCTCATGTGCGTGTGCGTGGAGCCGTAAAGATATTTGAAGGGATGGAGCGCTGCCCTTATGCCGTAGGGATTGAGCAGGAGCGCCGCCGCGGCTATGAGAGCTACATAGCCGAGAGAGGATACTTTCCGCAGGCGTATTGTCTCTTCCGAGGCGAAAACGGCCAGCACGACGGCGCCGATGATGAACATCCCGTGCAGGTTGATCCATAAGACAAAAAGAAAAGGTACGGCGCGGATGTGGCGGGATTTCCCCCCGTACAAGATCAGGATCAGCGCGGCCAGCAGAAAAAAAGAAAATATCCATGGCCTCGCCGAATAAGTCAGGGATGATGCCGCCGCGCCCAGGGCGCTGACAAAAACAGAGATCTCAAAGGATGAACTCAGTTTCAGGCAGGTGAGAAAAACCATAAAAAAAGCGCCTGTTATAAAGGCCGCTTTAAGCAGTATGATGCCGGCGAAACCAGCGGTTTTGAAAACAGCGTGAAATATGAGCTGCGACAGCCATTCGTGATCCAGCCACTTTCCGCCCCCGTGTGTCCATGAATAAGTGTCCTGAGCCGGCGCTCCGGAAGCGGCGATTATTTCTCCCGTTTTCAGATGCCAGAAGAAATCGGGGTCGGATATTTTCGTGAGATTGAGGATAAAAACGATGCTCAGAAGAAACACGATCAAAACAGTTCTGATATTAAATTTCCCACGCATATCCGCAATGATAATTTAATTGAAGTTTCTTTGCAATGCCGAACGCTTTAACTAAGTATTAAAAGGCACCTCTTGCATATTGATATAAGTCCGCTCATATTATACAATCAAGAACGCGTTCTGAAAGACGAAGGGGAGGGGGCAATATGCAAAATAGGAAAGTTATTCTGATAGCCGCTGTTTTCGGGCTTATGGCTGTTCTGCTGGTTCAGACTTTTCTGAGCAGTGTGGAGAAAAAATACAAGGTCGGCTCCGAGCCGGTAAATGTTCTTGTCGCCAAGGGCTATATTTCCGAGGGCACGCTCATCACAGAAGACATGGTGGATATAAAAAGAATACCGCGCAACTTCGTTCAGCCCGGCGCTGTCACTTCGGTCAAACAGCTCATGAACGAACAGGGGATGTATGTCAACGCGACGCTCGTTCCGATACTTGAGGGTGAGCAGGTGACCTCGACCAAACTTGTGCAGCCGGGCAAGGAAACGGGCATGTCCATCGTTATACCTGAAGGATACAGGGCTGTTTCGGTGGCGGTCAACGATATAACGGGCGTGGCGCGGCTCATCAAACCCGGGGACAGGGTTGATGTTATAGGCACATCCGAATTCACGGTGAAACACCGTCCAATAGTCAGGTCTTTTACCGCGTTTCAGAATGTCCTCGTCCTCGCCTATAATCAGAACATCATGGGCACTGTTATAGCGCCCGAGAAGAAAGAGGGCCAGGGTATGGGCGAGATGCCGCAGGAAGATCAGCAGGAAAAGATCCCGACGGTGACGCTCGCTCTCACACCCGACCAGGCGCAGAAAATAACGCATCTGGCCAAGATCGGCGAAATACAGTTGTCACTGCGCCCGATAGGCGAGAAGGCCACGCCGGGTCTTTCTGTGATAGACACGGACGATCTGCTGAGAAACTGATGGGCCAAGGGCGGGTTATAACCATTGTCGGCGCCAAAGGGGGCGTTGGCCAGACGACATTCGCGTGCAATATCGCGCTCGCCCTCCACAACCTCGGAAAGAAAACGGTTCTTCTTGATTTTAACGCCGGACTTCTCGGCGAACTGGCGCTGCTCCTTCAGATGCACACGGATAAAACGCTCATCCAGATCCTGCCTGTTTTAAGTCAGCTGAACGCCGATATGATGCAGGGCTTTGTCTCAAAGCACTCGAGCGGTCTGGATTTTTTGAGCTGCGCGGCCGAGAAAAAAGAAACGATCCAGATCCGGCCATCCCACATATCCAAGATACTGGATTCCTTTCACAATTCCTATGATTTCGTTGTTGTGAATCTCGGCCGGGGTTTTACTGATGTGCAGATAGCCGCGTATGATTCGAGCGACCTCGTTTTTCTTCTTTTCACGCCGGAGCTCCTTTCTCTTTTTCACGCGAAAAAGATCATCAGCGGTTTCATAGAAAATCATTTTCCCCCCCAGATGGTCAAACCCTTGCTCAACAAGAGCGGACTCAAGAGTGCCCTGTCCGAGGCGCAGATCAGGGATTATCTGAAACAGGATATTTTCTGGGATCTGCCTTTTGAATCCGAAACGCTTTTTGAATCCATCAATAAGGGCGTGCCGGCCGTCGTGAATTCGCCCAAATCCCTTTTCAGTAGAAAAATCGTACAGCTCGCCCAGAACCTCAGCTTCGCGGAGGATGAGGAGGAGAAAGGGAGGGGCATCTTCGCGGGACTCCGCCAGATGCTCTCAAACGCCCGCCGGGATTATTCCCGCGCGGAAGCGGAAGCGGAGGACGCGCGTCCCGCCGTCATACCCGGCGCTGAAAATGTCTATGAGAAACTTAAGGAAAACATATACCGTAAACTGGTGGAAAGGATCAAGGAAAAGCAGATAGATGTCGCCGCGATCAAAACGAAACACCAGGAGGAAAAAGCCAGAAGCGACATTGAGAAAGAAATAGAAGCCATACTCGCCAGCGAGGGTAAGGGCCTTTCCGAAAGAGTGGACAGGATACGCCTGTCCAAGGAGATAATGGACAGGGCGCTGGGGCTGGGGCCCATTGAGGATCTGCTGAAAGACCCTTCCATCACCGAGGTGATGGTCAACGGCATGGATAGGATATATGTGGAAAGAAAGGGCAAGATATCTCTCACGAACAAGCGTTTTTCGTCGCATGACGAGCTCATGAATATTATTCAGCGCATTGTTGTGCCTCTGGGCCGGCGTATTGACGAGGCCTCTCCCATGGTGGACGCGCGCCTGGCCGACGGCAGCCGCGTAAATGTTATCATCCCGCCGCTTTCTCTGGTGGGCCCGACGATCACGATAAGGAAGTTTGAAAAGGAGAGTTTTACTTTTTCAAATCTCATTCACATGGGGGCCATCACCGCGGAGATCGTGGAGTTTTTGCGGGTGTGCGTGCTGCTCCGAAAAAACATAATAATATCCGGCGGGACCGGCACCGGAAAAACCACCATACTCAATATTGTTTCCGGTTTCATACCCAAAACGGAAAGGATCGTCACGATAGAGGACGCGGCGGAATTGCGTCTGCCGCAGGATCATGTCGTTTCTCTGGAGTCCCGCCCGCCTAACATAGAGGGGAAAGGCGCTGTCGAGATCAGGAATCTGGTTATCAATTCGCTCAGAATGCGGCCTGACAGGATAGTGATAGGGGAGTGCCGCGGCGGCGAGGCGCTGGATATGCTCCAGGCGATGAACACCGGCCACGACGGTTCACTGACCACCATACACTCTAACAACCCGAGGGATTGTCTTTCAAGGCTGGAAACGCTTGTGCTTATGTCGGGGATGGATCTCCCCGTGACGGCCATTCGTGAGCAGATCGTAGCCGCGGTGAACATCGTCGTGCAGCTGAGCAGATTCTCCGACGGCTCAAGGAAAGTCACTCACATCTGCGAGGTGACGGGCAAAGAGCAGAACAGCATAGTGATGAGCACTCTCTTTAAATTCACCCAGACGGGCATAGGCGAGAAGGGCAGGGTGGAAGGCCGCTTCTCCCCGACGGGAGTGATGCCCACATTCATAAATGAGATAAAATCAAAGGGGATTGCCCTTGACCTGGGCATATTTAAAGAAGGGGGGGCTGAAAATGCGTAAACACTTTTTTTTCCTGATTTTGACCGGGGCGGTTTTTGCCGTTTCCGGATGCGGCGATCAGAAGATCGTTTTTAACGGAGAAATACACAGAGGCGAAATAACTTATCAGTATCAGATAGCGGGAGACACGAATACGGAAGTCGTGGAAGTGCTCGTTGATTATGGCGGATGGGAGGGCGCCTGCGTCAAGGAAATAAGCCACCCCGAAGTCGCCTACGCCTCTAATGTCAGTGGTAAACAAGGCCAATACCGGCTTGAGATAAAGGTGCCGCGAAAACTCGGTTTTCCGAGCGCCGACACCTACACTCTTCAGGCCTGGGCGCCGTCGGGGGCGTTGCCGGGGGAAACTTCATCCAGAAATGAAAAAATTTCAAATTATGCCAGCGCCCGCCCCGGCGAGAATGTCTATGTGAGGCCTTTCCTGCTTGTTTATCACACATTTGAGGAAACCGGCGGCGAATAAATGTTTATAATCCTCCTGAAAACTTTGATCTCACTGGCGCTTTTCGCCGGCATATATTTTATCGTCACGGCGGTTGCTGATGAGATCGAAAGGAAAAAAGAGAAAGAAAAAGAAAACGGAGGGGTTAAAAAAAAGATACTTGATTTGGACGATCTGTTCTCGGCCTTTGAAAAAGATCCCGGTTCAAAAAAAGCGAAAGTCATCAAGTTTTCCTTCGCCGGAGCTTTTTTTGTCATCTTTCTCGCGCTCTCGGGCAAAATGCTCATATCGCTGGCGCTGGGGGTTGCGGGTTTTTTCGCGCCGAAATTTCTCTCGGATCTGAACAAAGAAAAAAAAGCGAAACGGATCGACGACCAGCTCGCCGACGGGCTGGTGCTCATAGCCAATTCGCTCAAGGCCGGCATGAGTTTTCCCCAGACTATTGAGGTGATGTCCAGGCAGGGTAACCCTCCGCTTTCGGATGAGTTCGGCATTGTCGGGCGTGAGGTGAAAATAGGCGTTTCCATGGAACAGTCTCTTTTTAACTTCGTGCACAGATGGCCGGGCATCGTCAATCTGCGCATCGCCGTCATAGCGATAAACATCGCCCAGGAGGTGGGCGGAAATCTTTCGGAGACGCTTTCCCGTCTGAGCGATACCATGAGAAAAAGAAAGGAGATACAGGGCAAGATAGACTCCCTTACAACGCAGGGAAAACTTTCGGGCGTTATCACGGCCTTAATGCCGTTCGCTCTTTTCGCGGCTATTTCATGGATGTCGCCGGACATGATGGCCCCGATGATAAACACCGCGCTGGGAAACCTTATGCTGGTCGTGATACTCGCTCTGATAGCCGCGGGTTTTGTGATAATCCAGAAGATCGTGAATATAGACATATGAAGAAGGGGAAAAATCTGTGAATATAGCGATTCTTGCGTCCGTGTTTTTTACGGTTTTCTTCGTCATCCTTGCCGCCGCCGGCGGAAAAAAGGAAGACGATCTGATGAGCCGTCTTGACCTTTCGCAGCAAAAGGATTCCTCAAAACCGAAGCTGCAGCTGAGTAAGGTCATCATAGGGGGCTTAACCTCCCGCATAAGCGCTCTCAAATATTCGTGGCTTGTGAAATACAGGGACGATGTGCGGCAGAAGCTCAATCAGGCGGGCAATCCCGCGGAGCTGACCCCCGACGGTTTTATAACGCTGGTGCTCGTCAGCATCATCGGCATGATACTTCTTGAGGTGCTTTTTCTTAAAAAAATAAATATTGTCGCCTTCGGCATTTTCGGTATTATGGGATATTTTCTGCCGAACGCGTCGCTTAAAAACATGATAACGAAAAGGCATCATTCCATACTCAGGGAACTGCCCAACATCCTCGATCTTCTGACACTTTCCATGGAGGCGGGCATAGATTTCAACGCCGCGGTGAACAAGGTGATATCAAAATCCGAGAAATCGCCTCTGACCGACGAGCTGCGCCTTATGCAGCAGGGGCTTCGTCTGGGGCAGTCAAGGAAAGAATCAATGACCGAGATGTCCAAAAGGGTGTCTCTGGACGCGCTGACTTCTGTCATATCGGCGATAATACAGGCGGATAATCTCGGGGCCAGTCTCGGCCCGGTTTTGAGGGTGCAGTCGGAACAGATGCGCATAGAGCGTTTTCAGCTCGCCGAGAAGCTCGCTCATCAGGCGCCGGTCAAGATGCTGTTCCCTCTGATGTTTTTCATATTTCCTTCCATTGTTATAATGCTTTTCGGGCCGCTGGCTTTGAAATTCATGGGCGGCGTTTTCGGGGGTGTTTTCTGATGGGAAAAAGGGGTTGATTTATGAACGATAAAAAAACGGAAGAACGCAGGATACGGCCGCCCAGGATAGGTATTGTGACACAGCTTGTTTTAAAATCCATGATTTTTTCCACTTTTTTACTGGCGGCGATATGTTTCTTTATTTTTAAATACCAGAAAAGCGCGCTCATAGAAAACGTCATTCAGAAAAACGCGCTGATGGTGTCCACCTACGCTTCTTTTATGTCCGACGCGAAGCAGATGAACGACGATCTTGTCATAGTGGATTACATAGAGCGCATGAAACGTTCCCCGATGGTGCGTTATATCATGGTTCTGGATGACCGCAGCAGGGTTGTTTTTCATTCTGACATGAGGAAGATAGGCAAAACATATCAGGACGCGGAATCGCTCCGGGCGGTGACTTCCGAGGATCCGGTGACGCAGGAGGTTTTTTCCGAGGGTGAGAGCTTAATGGATTTTTCCGCGCCCATACTGGTCGATCACAAAAAGGCGGCGACGCTGCGCGCGGGTTTCTCCCGGTCGAGCATAGACGCGGGTATAGAAGACATAAAGGAAAATCTCAGCGTTGTGGCCGTGGGGGGGCTTATAATAGTGATCGTCGGCTCGTTTATAATCAATTCGGGCATAGGCGTGGATATAAATCATCTGAAGAATGCCGCCCGTGAAGTGTCCCGCGGCGAACTGCCGGAGACCATAAATGTATCGGGCTCCGGGGAGATAGGGTATCTGGCCAGGGTTCTGGAGAGGATGTTTGAGAAATTCAAGCGGGATCTTTCGGATATTGAAACCCAGAAAAAAGAACTCCGCAAAAATTACGATTTCTTTATTCAGAATCTCGCGGCATTCATCGACGAGGGCATAATAATCATGGACAGCGATAATAAAATAATATTCGCTAATGAGGCGTCAGGGAAAACAGCGGGTTTTTCCGTGCTGGGATGTATGGGGAAACACATGCTCGAGCTCATCAAAAACGCCGAGCTCATAGAGTTCCTGAACCATTGTTCTCAAAACCCCAATGTCGCCGCGATGAGGGAGATACTGTCACTGAACTGCACGGCCGTCGCTGAGGTGGTGAAGGAAATAAGCACGGGCAAAGCGCTCGGCACGGTGGTGCAGTTAAAAAACCTGAAAATTTGAAAAAGGCGCTGAATCTGAACCCGCGGTTCCGGAGTATATTTTTACCGCTTGTTTTGTTTGTCTCCGGCGTAAACGCTTTTTTTATTCCCTCTTCCGAGGATGCCGGAAGCATTGACGCTTATCTTCGCGGCGGGATAGGCGCGCGCCATCTGGCCATGGGCAGGACAGGCGTTTCTTATGTCTCCGGGGCCGAGACGATGTACTGGAATCCGGCGTCTCTCGCCGGGCTTTCCGCTTTTGAGGGAATGCTGTCCTATAATATGCTTTTTGCCGACACTTATGAATTTTTCGCGGGAGAGATAATCCCGACGCAATGGTGGGGTAATTTTGGCGTGGGTATGCTGCGCATGGGGGTGGGGGATGTCGAGGGCTGGAACTCGCAGAATCTTTCAACAGGTAAAATAGAAAACGAAACTTCGGCTTATTTTGTTTCCTACGGCAATTCCGCTTACGCGAGTCCCCTTGAACTGGGGGCCACTCTGAAAATAGTGCATCACAATGTGGCGGGTTACGCGGATAAGGGCTTCGGTTTTGACGCCGGGGCCAGATACACTTTTTTCAGCCGCTCCATCAGCGTCGGCGCGGTTTACCGGAATCTCATGGGACCGTCGATAACGCTCATAAACTGTAAGGAAACATATCCGCCTTCTCTGGCGCTGGGCGTTTCCGCCAATAGAGGGTATTTCCTGCTTTCCGCAGACGCTGCCTTAAGCAGCGGTGAAAACATCAAACTGTCGGCGGGGACCGAATACAGCAGGTACGCTCCCTTCTTTTTCCGGGCCGGCATAAATGAAACGGAACTGAGTTCGGGTTTCGGATATGAGTTCAAAGGATGGAAATTCAATTACGCTTATGCTCTGCACAGCGCCTGGGATGAAAATCTGGGCTCTTCCCACCGCATTGACCTGAGCCGCACTTTTTCGGGGGATCTTCAGAAATTCAAGGCCGGCGCCAATAAGGACGTGACCCGCGCTTTCAAAAAAGCCCGCCGTCGGGCGAGAAAAGGGCAATTGTTTTATGCCGTTGACGCGGCACGGGATACGCTTGAGCTTGATAACCAGCATGAGGAAGCCGCTTTGCTCATACGAGGTATGTATAACGACAGCAAGAGCGGTATTGATTCGGGGAAAATAACAAGATTTGAGGATGTGTCATATTCCCGCGGCCTTATCGCCTACATAGACAACGATCTTCCCTCGGCGCTCAATTATTTGAAGCAGAATCTCAATCTTGTGGTCGCCAACAACGAGGCCCGCGATACCGTGGATAAAATAAATGCCGCTATTCTGAAAAAACGCCGTGAGGCGGAAGCGCGCGAGAAATTTCAAAAAATAGACCAGTATATGAATGACGGTATTTATCTGTATTCCATAGAGGAATATGTTTCCGCCGCGGAAAAATTCACTCTTCTGCTCGAGCTCGCGCCGGACAACGCGGACGCCGCGCGTTATCTGGCGCTTTGCCGGAGCGCCATACAGGAGCTGGAAGAGAAGAGCAGGCCCGCGCCCGCGCCGCGGCCCGTGAAAAAGGAGCCGCCTCCGGTTGAGAAAAAGAAACCGGAGCTCAAATTTGAGGTTGACCCCGAAAAGGCGGAAGCTCTTTATAATGACGGCCTTGTGGAATATTCGCTCGGGAGGATCAAAAACGCCCTCCATTACTGGGAGATGGCGATAAAGTACGACCCCAAGAACAAAAAAATAAAAAAAGCTATCATCAACGCTGAGAAAAAACTGAAATGAAGGAGAGGGAAGAATGAAGAAAATATTACTGACGGCGCTCCTGGCCGCCGCCTTTATCGTGCAGGACGCGCATTCGTCGGGCGAGTCCCGGAAATCAAATAAGCTTTATAAAGCGGCCAGGGCGGATATTAAAAATGGCCTTTATCTGACGGCTTATGACAAACTCTCCGAAGCCTACTGGCTCGACCCCTTCAACGACGGGGCCTTGAAAGAAATGGACAGGATCACGAAATCCTTTAAGAAAAATCTCGCCGAATGGTGCGAATATGATTTTGAACAGAAGTCATACGGCTCCGGTTTTCTTTTTTATACGCAGGGCGATTATAAAAACGCCGTCAAGGAATGGGAAAAAGTGCTCATGGTGAAGGAGAACAGGGAGGTGCGGGATTACTACGAATATATCTCAGGGGAACTGAAAAAAGGCATGGAAAAAGAAAAGCTGTTATACGGCGGCAAGGCGAAGCTGGACAGGGAAAATGCCGAGAAACTCAAAGAGGAAGAAAAGGACAAGAAAAAGGCCGTGAAGAAAGACCCCCCTCCCGCGCCGAAATCCCCTCCCAAAGCCGCCCCGTCGGCGGCGCCTAAGACGCAGGAGCCGAAAATAGATAAGGCCAAAGCCGAGAAATATTATAACGAAGGGCTCCAGCAGTACAGCCAGGGCTATCTGAAACTTGCCGCGGCGAGCTGGAAAAATACGCTGAAATATAATCCCGGGCACACCAGAGCCCAAAGGGCGCTCACCAGAGCCGAGAAGATGCTGAAAACAAATGAATAACCTTATTCTTTCGGATATCGCCTCAAACTTGCGGGCGGAGGATTATGCGCTTATTGTTTTTACGCTTGCAGCGGCCGCCACCGACGCGTGGAGGAAGAAAATATACAACTGGGCCACGCTTCCCGCTTTTATAGCGGGCGTAACCCTTGCGGCGTTTTCCGGCGGCTGGAAAGGTCTGGGCTTTTCTCTCCTGGGAGCGTTCGCGGGCTTTATAATCCTTTATTTTTTCTGGGCGGCCGGCGGGATGGGCGCTGGGGATGTGAAATTCCTGATGGCGGTCGGCGCTATAAAAGGGCCGATCTTTGTTTTCAAATCGGCTCTTTGCGGAATTTTCGTGGCGGGGATAGTGACGGTGATATGGATGCTGGCCAGAGGCGTTTTTTTTAAAAGCATTAAGAATGTCCTTATCCCTTTTTACACATCTTTTGTGTCGGGCTTCAGCGTCTCTCCCATGCCGCGGACGACGAGCCCGGCTCTTCCTTTCGGTTTTTATCTGGCGATAGGTGTGATGGGATACTGGCTGTACGGGGCGCTATGAAAAAAATCAAAAAAGCAATGAGCATTTTATCCGGAAGAAAGAATTCCATTTTATTCACAAAAAAAGAGAGAGAAAAGGAAAAAAAATATTTACGGAGTTTGAGTTTTGAAAAAAGCGCGGCCATCGTGGAGAATTTAATCACGTGCAGATTGGGCAGGGATATTCTTGAGGCTAATAAAAAATGGAACAAAAAATAAAAAAGAAAGAAGGACTGGATTACCTGTTCGGGGAAATTTGTTCTATTTTGAAAAAAAATAAAATCCCGTATTTAGTGATAGGGGGACTCGCTGCGGGTGTCTTGGGAAAACCGCGTTTTACGGAAGACGCTGATTTTTTAATTTTTATACCGCGTTCAAAGGCGAAAAAACTTTTGAAAACGCTGAGGGGGCAGGGTTTTAATTTTGACAGGAAAGAGGCGGAGAACACAATTATTGCCAGAGGGGTTTTTAGAGTTTCCCTGGGGGCGTATCACGCTGATTTTATCATCAACACAATTAAGATAGGAAAGGCGGCGCTTAAAAGAGCTTTTGATGTGAAATTGTTCGGTAAAAAAGTGAAATTCCCATCGCCGGAGGATTTAATTTTATTTAAATTGATCGCCGGGCGTGAGCTTGATATAATGGACGCCAAAAACATTTATTTTAGGCACCGTGATAAAATTGATGAACAGTATCTGATTAAATCAGCGCAGCAGATTTGCGATGAAATTGAAGATATGGGCGTTTGGAAACGCCTGCAGAAATTATTGAAAGAGAAGTTATGAACAAGCCGAACACGCCCTCCATCCCTGCGCTACGGGGCTTGCTTTTTACGGTTATTGTTTGTTTTTTATTTTTCTTTTTTCATGTTCCGTTTCTGCATGCCGAC carries:
- a CDS encoding HAMP domain-containing protein is translated as MNDKKTEERRIRPPRIGIVTQLVLKSMIFSTFLLAAICFFIFKYQKSALIENVIQKNALMVSTYASFMSDAKQMNDDLVIVDYIERMKRSPMVRYIMVLDDRSRVVFHSDMRKIGKTYQDAESLRAVTSEDPVTQEVFSEGESLMDFSAPILVDHKKAATLRAGFSRSSIDAGIEDIKENLSVVAVGGLIIVIVGSFIINSGIGVDINHLKNAAREVSRGELPETINVSGSGEIGYLARVLERMFEKFKRDLSDIETQKKELRKNYDFFIQNLAAFIDEGIIIMDSDNKIIFANEASGKTAGFSVLGCMGKHMLELIKNAELIEFLNHCSQNPNVAAMREILSLNCTAVAEVVKEISTGKALGTVVQLKNLKI
- the cpaB gene encoding Flp pilus assembly protein CpaB, producing MQNRKVILIAAVFGLMAVLLVQTFLSSVEKKYKVGSEPVNVLVAKGYISEGTLITEDMVDIKRIPRNFVQPGAVTSVKQLMNEQGMYVNATLVPILEGEQVTSTKLVQPGKETGMSIVIPEGYRAVSVAVNDITGVARLIKPGDRVDVIGTSEFTVKHRPIVRSFTAFQNVLVLAYNQNIMGTVIAPEKKEGQGMGEMPQEDQQEKIPTVTLALTPDQAQKITHLAKIGEIQLSLRPIGEKATPGLSVIDTDDLLRN
- a CDS encoding pilus assembly protein, giving the protein MKKESGQAIVLTALTMLVMCLFTFMVINTGVVFYRRIQMQNAADCAALSSTRILARSLNVVANTNNVIGIEQVPCVGGFLPMLFGTLSPMMMKNMKSAYESLRSIETAWVRAGAGQAAAMGYHVAKLNGAKAGIPTGSFSLKLKGRKIKVLFWKCIKIPTPWGTIEIPIPQGTKTYNPAYYRRSWATDEQKAQPTHKIKWRVYKDAYQPFAGSLFGNLSAAKPTWASAQAKVFYDCRKNYGLHYGGFPRSRNASLMEKIFIPQPISALNPAQFNAYLIPYGVSYLH
- a CDS encoding AAA family ATPase, producing MGQGRVITIVGAKGGVGQTTFACNIALALHNLGKKTVLLDFNAGLLGELALLLQMHTDKTLIQILPVLSQLNADMMQGFVSKHSSGLDFLSCAAEKKETIQIRPSHISKILDSFHNSYDFVVVNLGRGFTDVQIAAYDSSDLVFLLFTPELLSLFHAKKIISGFIENHFPPQMVKPLLNKSGLKSALSEAQIRDYLKQDIFWDLPFESETLFESINKGVPAVVNSPKSLFSRKIVQLAQNLSFAEDEEEKGRGIFAGLRQMLSNARRDYSRAEAEAEDARPAVIPGAENVYEKLKENIYRKLVERIKEKQIDVAAIKTKHQEEKARSDIEKEIEAILASEGKGLSERVDRIRLSKEIMDRALGLGPIEDLLKDPSITEVMVNGMDRIYVERKGKISLTNKRFSSHDELMNIIQRIVVPLGRRIDEASPMVDARLADGSRVNVIIPPLSLVGPTITIRKFEKESFTFSNLIHMGAITAEIVEFLRVCVLLRKNIIISGGTGTGKTTILNIVSGFIPKTERIVTIEDAAELRLPQDHVVSLESRPPNIEGKGAVEIRNLVINSLRMRPDRIVIGECRGGEALDMLQAMNTGHDGSLTTIHSNNPRDCLSRLETLVLMSGMDLPVTAIREQIVAAVNIVVQLSRFSDGSRKVTHICEVTGKEQNSIVMSTLFKFTQTGIGEKGRVEGRFSPTGVMPTFINEIKSKGIALDLGIFKEGGAENA
- a CDS encoding pilus assembly protein; the encoded protein is MKNKSKKGQSLVEVIMVFPILVTLLFGIMQLAMIAETMFVLNDAANSAARAASVGRSANLAAAYVVQKTIGLTSYGYFGGVTTNNSTVNSRRPVGIPGTIASSSQRRIKIVECTVRYFFKPMFMTTAVIPLSASARAMVHELPEGVE
- a CDS encoding type II secretion system F family protein; the protein is MNIAILASVFFTVFFVILAAAGGKKEDDLMSRLDLSQQKDSSKPKLQLSKVIIGGLTSRISALKYSWLVKYRDDVRQKLNQAGNPAELTPDGFITLVLVSIIGMILLEVLFLKKINIVAFGIFGIMGYFLPNASLKNMITKRHHSILRELPNILDLLTLSMEAGIDFNAAVNKVISKSEKSPLTDELRLMQQGLRLGQSRKESMTEMSKRVSLDALTSVISAIIQADNLGASLGPVLRVQSEQMRIERFQLAEKLAHQAPVKMLFPLMFFIFPSIVIMLFGPLALKFMGGVFGGVF
- a CDS encoding pilus assembly protein encodes the protein MKKNLKSPRAGQAMAEMVICLIVLPLFITAIVRFGQTLIIQQRLLMAAKHGAILRSTNLVADTYVRGEVLHFLDRGTPKLERSRITISLAKTSYFGNPISHVTVGYRIRVPKFSKSFFQPFSTEEITLREEAYCADFRRLSGTPYLPDI